The Paracholeplasma brassicae genome contains a region encoding:
- a CDS encoding chorismate synthase, producing the protein MNTFGRLFRVMIYGESHQKAIGVIIDGIKPGIKFNESVLLEDLERRKPGAIGTTKRVESDQPNITSGVYQGYTTGSPIHITFENTKTQSKDYSNLISFPRPGHADFVAIKKYKGFSDPRGGGPFSGRMTTGLVAAGSFAKMFTGFNVDAKLIQAGELTDMSKLDDYIQDASNKGESVAGIIEVTVKDLPIGLGEPFFESLESKMAQMMFSIPAIKAIEFGVGFKGVSLFGSQYNDCLIDETGKTKTNHNGGVNGGITNGNPLVFRVLVKPASSVYVKQETYHFIENKILPQQIEGRHDAFIARRAVIVVENACHIVLADLLLQSKSRD; encoded by the coding sequence ATGAATACGTTTGGACGTTTATTTAGAGTGATGATTTATGGTGAATCACATCAAAAAGCGATCGGTGTGATTATCGATGGTATAAAACCGGGCATTAAATTCAATGAGTCAGTCCTTTTGGAGGACTTAGAAAGAAGAAAACCCGGGGCAATTGGGACAACAAAACGTGTGGAATCAGACCAACCAAACATCACATCGGGGGTATATCAAGGTTATACAACCGGCAGCCCAATTCACATCACGTTTGAAAACACCAAAACACAATCAAAAGATTATAGTAACCTGATTTCGTTTCCAAGACCAGGTCATGCCGATTTTGTTGCGATAAAGAAATATAAAGGTTTTTCAGATCCAAGAGGTGGTGGGCCGTTTTCAGGAAGAATGACCACCGGATTGGTGGCTGCTGGTAGTTTCGCTAAGATGTTCACAGGATTTAATGTCGATGCAAAGCTCATTCAAGCAGGTGAATTAACCGACATGAGTAAACTCGATGATTATATCCAAGACGCCTCAAATAAAGGCGAGAGCGTCGCTGGCATTATTGAAGTGACGGTTAAGGATTTACCGATTGGGTTAGGTGAACCTTTCTTTGAATCATTAGAATCGAAAATGGCACAAATGATGTTTTCCATTCCAGCCATTAAAGCGATTGAGTTTGGCGTAGGTTTTAAAGGCGTCTCATTATTTGGAAGTCAGTACAACGACTGCTTAATTGATGAAACAGGTAAAACCAAAACGAATCACAATGGTGGTGTCAACGGGGGAATTACCAACGGAAATCCGCTTGTTTTTAGAGTACTTGTCAAACCAGCTTCTTCAGTTTATGTCAAACAAGAGACGTACCATTTTATTGAAAACAAAATCCTGCCACAACAAATTGAGGGTAGGCATGACGCATTTATCGCAAGACGTGCGGTAATTGTGGTTGAAAATGCCTGTCACATCGTTTTAGCAGATTTGTTATTACAGTCAAAATCAAGGGACTAA